In one Gossypium hirsutum isolate 1008001.06 chromosome D09, Gossypium_hirsutum_v2.1, whole genome shotgun sequence genomic region, the following are encoded:
- the LOC107892315 gene encoding paired amphipathic helix protein Sin3-like 2 isoform X2: protein MKRIRDDIYSGSQFKRPFTSSRAESYGQNQMPGGGGGTGGGEGGGGGAGGGGSMSQKLTTNDALTYLKEVKEMFQDQKEKYDMFLEVMKDFKAQRTDTAGVIARVKELFKGHNNLIYGFNTFLPKGYGITLDEDEAPPKKTVEFDEAISFVNKIKKRFQNDEHVYKSFLDILNMYRKEHKDINEVYTEVASLFEDHPDLLDEFTRFLPDSQAAPMTQQVPYGRNSTQHYNERSSATPTLRQIQMDKQRRRDRSITSNADRDLSVDRPELDDDKAVIKMQKEQRKRVEKDSRDQRIRDHDDPEHDNNRDFNLQRFPDKKRSGRKVEGFASYDDRDTFKSMCNQGFVFCEKVKERLCNSDDYQAFLKCLNIYSNGIIKRNDLQNLVTDLLGKYPDLMNEFNQFLERCENTDGLLAGVINKIVGHAPKSEEKREIEAAKEKERYKYMGKSIQELDLSNCQSCTPSYRLLPDDYPIPIASQRSELGAQVLNDNWVSVTSGSEDYSFKHMRRNQYEESLFRCEDDRFELDMLLESVSSTAKRAEDLLNSINENKINLDSPFHVEEHFTVLNLRCIERLYGDHGLDVMEILRKNPALALPVILTRLKQKQEEWTKCRLDFNKVWAEIYSKNHYKSLDHRSFYFKQQDSKNLSVKSLVAEIKELKEKNQKEDDVLMASVAGHRQPPAPHLEYEYVDVNIHEDLYKLIEYSCEEMCSTKEQLNRVMRLWTTFLEPMLGVPPQRNGRKGIEGAGKAQNSAVNGTASSIAESDGSPGADATVNSGQPKAASNGDGNSSSELTNSCRNGLTNRETLAKDEHSGRVSRVDSKPEKEIKFTADKRPGINMVAIGIKAENNQGRSNVEGTSGPGAAASRPTSIAAGEAHESEANVDLVNSSEGVTVAKHALIVNGTPTDGSNGSRYHEESTGPSKVEKEEGELSPNGDFEEDNFVAYGDAGPKVVPKAKHGVESRQQRSGNGKDLHSVDAGGENDADADDEDSENASEAGDDASGSESAGDECSHEEEEEVERDEVYGKAESEGEAEGIADAHVGGDGTSLSFSERFLFTVKPLSKHVPPALPEDEKYNSWVFYANDDFYVLFRLHQILYERILSAKTNLAGGEIKWKHLKDTSSSDLYARFMSALYSLLNGSTDNTKFEDECRAIIGNQSYVLFTLDKLIYKLVKQLQAVAADEMDNKLLQLYEYEKSRKHWKTMDSVYYENARVLLHEENIYRLKCSSSPSRLSIQLMDNVIEKPEAFAVSMEPNFSAILHSDFLSVFPGKKEPHGIILKRNKKNYANLDEFDATCMAMEGVELVNGLENKIACNSYKISYVLDTEDFFFRRRNSSRRRSRNNQARIQRFLRFLSTSQ, encoded by the exons ATGAAGCGAATAAGAGATGATATATATTCTGGTTCTCAATTTAAACGCCCATTTACTTCTTCAAGGGCTGAATC CTATGGGCAAAACCAAATGCCTGGTGGAGGTGGCGGTACAGGTGGAGGGGAAGGGGGAGGAGGAGGAGCTGGAGGAGGGGGAAGTATGTCGCAGAAACTGACTACAAACGATGCCTTAACATATTTAAAGGAAGTCAAGGAGATGTTTCAGGATCAAAAAGAGAAGTACGACATGTTCCTTGAAGTTATGAAGGATTTCAAGGCTCAAAG GACTGACACTGCTGGTGTCATTGCCCGAGTGAAAGAGTTATTCAAAGGGCATAACAACTTGATTTATGGATTTAATACCTTTTTGCCAAAGGGATATGGAATTACCCTTGACGAGGATGAGGCTCCTCCAAAAAAGACTGTTGAATTTGATGAAGCAATCAGTTTTGTAAACAAAATAAAG aaacgtttccaaaatgatGAGCATGTTTATAAATCATTTCTGGATATTTTGAATATGTACCGGAAGGAGCACAAGGACATAAATGAGGTCTATACTGAG GTTGCTTCTCTTTTTGAGGACCATCCAGATCTTCTTGATGAGTTCACAAGATTTTTGCCAGATTCTCAAGCAGCACCTATGACCCAACAAGTTCCATATGGTCGAAACTCAACTCAGCATTATAACGAGCGAAGCTCTGCTACACCCACCTTGCGGCAAATACAAATGGATAAG caACGTCGGAGGGATAGGAGTATTACTTCCAATGCTGATAGGGATCTCAGTGTTGACCGTCCTGAACTGGACGATGACAAAGCTGTTATCAAAATGCAAAAGGAGCAGAGAAAGCGCGTGGAAAAGGACAGTAGGGATCAGAGAATTCGTGATCACGATGATCCTGAGCATGACAACAATAGGGATTTTAACTTGCAGCGTTTTCCTGACAAAAAGAGATCCGGAAGGAAGGTTGAAGGATTTGCTTCTTATGATGACAGGGATACTTTCAAAA GCATGTGCAACCAAGGGTTTGTATTCTGCGAGAAAGTTAAGGAGAGGCTATGCAACTCAGATGACTACCAGGCGTTCTTAAAGTGCCTTAATATTTATAGCAACGGAATAATCAAAAGAAATGATTTGcaaaatttg GTGACTGATTTACTTGGCAAGTATCCAGATCttatgaatgaattcaatcagtTCTTGGAGCGTTGCGAGAATACGG ATGGGCTTCTTGCTGGTGTTATTAATAAAA TTGTCGGACATGCACCCAAATCAGAGGAAAAACGTGAAATTGAGGCAGCTAAGGAAAAGGAGAGATATAAGTATATGGGAAAATCAATACAGGAGCTTGACCTTTCTAACTGCCAAAGTTGTACTCCAAGCTATCGGCTTCTGCCTGATGAT TACCCAATACCTATCGCAAGTCAGAGATCCGAGCTCGGCGCTCAAGTGCTGAATGATAATTGGGTATCTGTGACTTCAGGAAGTGAGGATTATTCTTTTAAGCACATGCGCCGAAATCAATATGAAGAGAGCTTGTTCAGATGTGAGGATGATAG GTTTGAGCTGGATATGTTGTTAGAATCCGTGAGCTCAACAGCCAAGCGTGCCGAGGACTTGCTAAATAgcattaatgaaaataaaataaatttggatTCTCCGTTCCATGTTGAAGAACACTTCACTG TTCTAAATTTAAGGTGCATTGAGCGTTTATATGGTGACCATGGTCTTGATGTGATGGAAATATTACGTAAAAATCCTGCTCTTGCATTACCCGTCATTTTAACTCGCCTGAAGCAAAAGCAAGAAGAGTGGACGAAGTGCCGTTTAGACTTCAACAAGGTTTGGGCTGAAATTTATTCGAAAAACCATTACAAATCGCTTGATCACCGCAGCTTCTATTTCAAGCAGCAGGATTCAAAGAACTTGAGTGTGAAAT CTTTAGTGGCTGAAATCAAGGAGTTGAAAGAGAAGAACCAGAAAGAGGACGATGTTCTTATGGCTAGCGTTGCTGGTCACCGACAACCCCCCGCTCCACACCTTGAATATGAATATGTGGATGTCAACATTCATGAGGACCTATATAAACTTATAGAATATTCATGTGAAGAGATGTGCTCAACGAAAGAACAGTTAAATCGAGTCATGAGGCTCTGGACCACTTTCTTGGAACCAATGTTGGGTGTGCCTCCTCAACGTAATGGCAGAAAGGGCATTGAAGGTGCTGGTAAAGCGCAGAATTCTGCTGTAAACGGCACTGCATCAAGCATTGCTGAAAGTGATGGGAGCCCTGGAGCTGATGCTACTGTAAATTCAGGGCAACCAAAGGCTGCTAGTAATGGAGATGGGAACAGTTCTTCCGAACTAACAAATTCTTGCAGAAATGGGTTGACAAACAGGGAAACTTTAGCGAAAGATGAACACTCAGGTCGTGTCTCCAGAGTTGATTCGAAGCCAGAGAAAGAGATTAAATTTACAGCTGATAAAAGGCCTGGAATTAACATGGTTGCTATTGGAATCAAAGCAGAAAATAATCAGGGCCGAAGCAATGTTGAAGGGACATCAG GTCCCGGTGCAGCTGCATCTAGACCTACTAGCATTGCTGCTGGTGAGGCTCATGAATCTGAAGCTAATGTTGATCTTGTAAATTCATCGGAG GGTGTCACTGTAGCAAAACATGCTTTAATAGTAAATGGAACGCCTACAGATGGCTCTAATGGTAGCAGATATCACGAAGAATCCACTGGTCCCTCCAAAGTCGAAAAAGAAGAAGGTGAATTATCACCTAATGGTGATTTTGAGGAGGATAATTTTGTTGCCTATGGTGATGCTGGTCCAAAGGTAGTGCCGAAGGCAAAGCATGGTGTTGAAAGCAGACAACAGCGATCTGGAAATGGGAAAGATTTGCATTCCGTGGATGCTGGTGGAGAAAATGATGCGGATGCTGATGATGAGGATAGTGAAAATGCCTCGGAGGCTGGTGATGATGCATCAGGCAGCGAGTCTGCAGGTGATGAATGCTCCCATGAAGAGGAGGAAGAGGTCGAACGTGATGAAGTTTATGGTAAGGCTGAGAGTGAAGGTGAAGCCGAAGGAATTGCTGATGCACATGTGGGAGGAGATGGGACCTCCTTGTCATTCTCGGAACGTTTTCTTTTTACAGTGAAGCCTCTTTCAAAGCACGTACCACCAGCTTTACCTGAAGATGAGAAATACAATTCTTGGGTTTTTTATGCAAATGACGATTTCTATGTTCTTTTCAGACTTCATCAA ATCCTGTACGAAAGAATACTTTCGGCAAAAACAAATTTAGCCGGTGGTGAAATAAAATGGAAACATTTAAAAGACACTAGTTCTTCAGATTTATATGCCAG ATTTATGAGTGCATTGTACAGTCTGCTCAATGGATCGACCGATAATACGAAGTTTGAGGATGAATGCCGAGCTATAATAGGAAACCAGTCATATGTGTTATTCACATTGGACAAGTTGATATATAAATTGGTTAAACAG CTTCAAGCTGTTGCAGCGGATGAGATGGATAATAAGCTTCTTCAATTGTATGAATATGAAAAATCCCGGAAACATTGGAAGACAATGGATTCAGTTTATTACGAGAATGCACGTGTCCTCCTCCATGAGGAGAATATATATAGACTGAAATGC TCTTCTTCGCCATCTCGTTTGTCTATTCAGCTGATGGACAATGTCATTGAAAAGCCCGAAGCATTTGCTGTTTCCATGGAACCTAATTTTTCAGCCATTTTGCACAGTGACTTTCTGTCAGTCTTTCCCGGAAAGAAAGAACCACATGGCATCATACTAAAGAG AAACAAGAAGAACTACGCAAATCTAGATGAATTTGATGCTACTTGCATGGCCATGGAAGGCGTTGAACTGGTTAACGGTTTAGAGAACAAGATAGCTTGCAACTCATACAAG ATATCTTATGTATTGGACACTGAAGATTTCTTCTTTCGTAGAAGAAATTCATCACGGCGCAGATCACGCAATAATCAGGCAAGAATACAACGGTTCCTTAGATTTTTATCCACTTCACAATAA
- the LOC107892315 gene encoding paired amphipathic helix protein Sin3-like 2 isoform X4, with amino-acid sequence MKRIRDDIYSGSQFKRPFTSSRAESYGQNQMPGGGGGTGGGEGGGGGAGGGGSMSQKLTTNDALTYLKEVKEMFQDQKEKYDMFLEVMKDFKAQRTDTAGVIARVKELFKGHNNLIYGFNTFLPKGYGITLDEDEAPPKKTVEFDEAISFVNKIKKRFQNDEHVYKSFLDILNMYRKEHKDINEVYTEVASLFEDHPDLLDEFTRFLPDSQAAPMTQQVPYGRNSTQHYNERSSATPTLRQIQMDKQRRRDRSITSNADRDLSVDRPELDDDKAVIKMQKEQRKRVEKDSRDQRIRDHDDPEHDNNRDFNLQRFPDKKRSGRKVEGFASYDDRDTFKSMCNQGFVFCEKVKERLCNSDDYQAFLKCLNIYSNGIIKRNDLQNLVTDLLGKYPDLMNEFNQFLERCENTDGLLAGVINKKSLTVVGHAPKSEEKREIEAAKEKERYKYMGKSIQELDLSNCQSCTPSYRLLPDDYPIPIASQRSELGAQVLNDNWVSVTSGSEDYSFKHMRRNQYEESLFRCEDDRFELDMLLESVSSTAKRAEDLLNSINENKINLDSPFHVEEHFTVLNLRCIERLYGDHGLDVMEILRKNPALALPVILTRLKQKQEEWTKCRLDFNKVWAEIYSKNHYKSLDHRSFYFKQQDSKNLSVKSLVAEIKELKEKNQKEDDVLMASVAGHRQPPAPHLEYEYVDVNIHEDLYKLIEYSCEEMCSTKEQLNRVMRLWTTFLEPMLGVPPQRNGRKGIEGAGKAQNSAVNGTASSIAESDGSPGADATVNSGQPKAASNGDGNSSSELTNSCRNGLTNRETLAKDEHSGRVSRVDSKPEKEIKFTADKRPGINMVAIGIKAENNQGRSNVEGTSGPGAAASRPTSIAAGEAHESEANVDLVNSSEGVTVAKHALIVNGTPTDGSNGSRYHEESTGPSKVEKEEGELSPNGDFEEDNFVAYGDAGPKVVPKAKHGVESRQQRSGNGKDLHSVDAGGENDADADDEDSENASEAGDDASGSESAGDECSHEEEEEVERDEVYGKAESEGEAEGIADAHVGGDGTSLSFSERFLFTVKPLSKHVPPALPEDEKYNSWVFYANDDFYVLFRLHQILYERILSAKTNLAGGEIKWKHLKDTSSSDLYARFMSALYSLLNGSTDNTKFEDECRAIIGNQSYVLFTLDKLIYKLVKQLQAVAADEMDNKLLQLYEYEKSRKHWKTMDSVYYENARVLLHEENIYRLKCSSSPSRLSIQLMDNVIEKPEAFAVSMEPNFSAILHSDFLSVFPGKKEPHGIILKRNKKYSNPMLLGLGCEC; translated from the exons ATGAAGCGAATAAGAGATGATATATATTCTGGTTCTCAATTTAAACGCCCATTTACTTCTTCAAGGGCTGAATC CTATGGGCAAAACCAAATGCCTGGTGGAGGTGGCGGTACAGGTGGAGGGGAAGGGGGAGGAGGAGGAGCTGGAGGAGGGGGAAGTATGTCGCAGAAACTGACTACAAACGATGCCTTAACATATTTAAAGGAAGTCAAGGAGATGTTTCAGGATCAAAAAGAGAAGTACGACATGTTCCTTGAAGTTATGAAGGATTTCAAGGCTCAAAG GACTGACACTGCTGGTGTCATTGCCCGAGTGAAAGAGTTATTCAAAGGGCATAACAACTTGATTTATGGATTTAATACCTTTTTGCCAAAGGGATATGGAATTACCCTTGACGAGGATGAGGCTCCTCCAAAAAAGACTGTTGAATTTGATGAAGCAATCAGTTTTGTAAACAAAATAAAG aaacgtttccaaaatgatGAGCATGTTTATAAATCATTTCTGGATATTTTGAATATGTACCGGAAGGAGCACAAGGACATAAATGAGGTCTATACTGAG GTTGCTTCTCTTTTTGAGGACCATCCAGATCTTCTTGATGAGTTCACAAGATTTTTGCCAGATTCTCAAGCAGCACCTATGACCCAACAAGTTCCATATGGTCGAAACTCAACTCAGCATTATAACGAGCGAAGCTCTGCTACACCCACCTTGCGGCAAATACAAATGGATAAG caACGTCGGAGGGATAGGAGTATTACTTCCAATGCTGATAGGGATCTCAGTGTTGACCGTCCTGAACTGGACGATGACAAAGCTGTTATCAAAATGCAAAAGGAGCAGAGAAAGCGCGTGGAAAAGGACAGTAGGGATCAGAGAATTCGTGATCACGATGATCCTGAGCATGACAACAATAGGGATTTTAACTTGCAGCGTTTTCCTGACAAAAAGAGATCCGGAAGGAAGGTTGAAGGATTTGCTTCTTATGATGACAGGGATACTTTCAAAA GCATGTGCAACCAAGGGTTTGTATTCTGCGAGAAAGTTAAGGAGAGGCTATGCAACTCAGATGACTACCAGGCGTTCTTAAAGTGCCTTAATATTTATAGCAACGGAATAATCAAAAGAAATGATTTGcaaaatttg GTGACTGATTTACTTGGCAAGTATCCAGATCttatgaatgaattcaatcagtTCTTGGAGCGTTGCGAGAATACGG ATGGGCTTCTTGCTGGTGTTATTAATAAAA AATCTCTTACAGTTGTCGGACATGCACCCAAATCAGAGGAAAAACGTGAAATTGAGGCAGCTAAGGAAAAGGAGAGATATAAGTATATGGGAAAATCAATACAGGAGCTTGACCTTTCTAACTGCCAAAGTTGTACTCCAAGCTATCGGCTTCTGCCTGATGAT TACCCAATACCTATCGCAAGTCAGAGATCCGAGCTCGGCGCTCAAGTGCTGAATGATAATTGGGTATCTGTGACTTCAGGAAGTGAGGATTATTCTTTTAAGCACATGCGCCGAAATCAATATGAAGAGAGCTTGTTCAGATGTGAGGATGATAG GTTTGAGCTGGATATGTTGTTAGAATCCGTGAGCTCAACAGCCAAGCGTGCCGAGGACTTGCTAAATAgcattaatgaaaataaaataaatttggatTCTCCGTTCCATGTTGAAGAACACTTCACTG TTCTAAATTTAAGGTGCATTGAGCGTTTATATGGTGACCATGGTCTTGATGTGATGGAAATATTACGTAAAAATCCTGCTCTTGCATTACCCGTCATTTTAACTCGCCTGAAGCAAAAGCAAGAAGAGTGGACGAAGTGCCGTTTAGACTTCAACAAGGTTTGGGCTGAAATTTATTCGAAAAACCATTACAAATCGCTTGATCACCGCAGCTTCTATTTCAAGCAGCAGGATTCAAAGAACTTGAGTGTGAAAT CTTTAGTGGCTGAAATCAAGGAGTTGAAAGAGAAGAACCAGAAAGAGGACGATGTTCTTATGGCTAGCGTTGCTGGTCACCGACAACCCCCCGCTCCACACCTTGAATATGAATATGTGGATGTCAACATTCATGAGGACCTATATAAACTTATAGAATATTCATGTGAAGAGATGTGCTCAACGAAAGAACAGTTAAATCGAGTCATGAGGCTCTGGACCACTTTCTTGGAACCAATGTTGGGTGTGCCTCCTCAACGTAATGGCAGAAAGGGCATTGAAGGTGCTGGTAAAGCGCAGAATTCTGCTGTAAACGGCACTGCATCAAGCATTGCTGAAAGTGATGGGAGCCCTGGAGCTGATGCTACTGTAAATTCAGGGCAACCAAAGGCTGCTAGTAATGGAGATGGGAACAGTTCTTCCGAACTAACAAATTCTTGCAGAAATGGGTTGACAAACAGGGAAACTTTAGCGAAAGATGAACACTCAGGTCGTGTCTCCAGAGTTGATTCGAAGCCAGAGAAAGAGATTAAATTTACAGCTGATAAAAGGCCTGGAATTAACATGGTTGCTATTGGAATCAAAGCAGAAAATAATCAGGGCCGAAGCAATGTTGAAGGGACATCAG GTCCCGGTGCAGCTGCATCTAGACCTACTAGCATTGCTGCTGGTGAGGCTCATGAATCTGAAGCTAATGTTGATCTTGTAAATTCATCGGAG GGTGTCACTGTAGCAAAACATGCTTTAATAGTAAATGGAACGCCTACAGATGGCTCTAATGGTAGCAGATATCACGAAGAATCCACTGGTCCCTCCAAAGTCGAAAAAGAAGAAGGTGAATTATCACCTAATGGTGATTTTGAGGAGGATAATTTTGTTGCCTATGGTGATGCTGGTCCAAAGGTAGTGCCGAAGGCAAAGCATGGTGTTGAAAGCAGACAACAGCGATCTGGAAATGGGAAAGATTTGCATTCCGTGGATGCTGGTGGAGAAAATGATGCGGATGCTGATGATGAGGATAGTGAAAATGCCTCGGAGGCTGGTGATGATGCATCAGGCAGCGAGTCTGCAGGTGATGAATGCTCCCATGAAGAGGAGGAAGAGGTCGAACGTGATGAAGTTTATGGTAAGGCTGAGAGTGAAGGTGAAGCCGAAGGAATTGCTGATGCACATGTGGGAGGAGATGGGACCTCCTTGTCATTCTCGGAACGTTTTCTTTTTACAGTGAAGCCTCTTTCAAAGCACGTACCACCAGCTTTACCTGAAGATGAGAAATACAATTCTTGGGTTTTTTATGCAAATGACGATTTCTATGTTCTTTTCAGACTTCATCAA ATCCTGTACGAAAGAATACTTTCGGCAAAAACAAATTTAGCCGGTGGTGAAATAAAATGGAAACATTTAAAAGACACTAGTTCTTCAGATTTATATGCCAG ATTTATGAGTGCATTGTACAGTCTGCTCAATGGATCGACCGATAATACGAAGTTTGAGGATGAATGCCGAGCTATAATAGGAAACCAGTCATATGTGTTATTCACATTGGACAAGTTGATATATAAATTGGTTAAACAG CTTCAAGCTGTTGCAGCGGATGAGATGGATAATAAGCTTCTTCAATTGTATGAATATGAAAAATCCCGGAAACATTGGAAGACAATGGATTCAGTTTATTACGAGAATGCACGTGTCCTCCTCCATGAGGAGAATATATATAGACTGAAATGC TCTTCTTCGCCATCTCGTTTGTCTATTCAGCTGATGGACAATGTCATTGAAAAGCCCGAAGCATTTGCTGTTTCCATGGAACCTAATTTTTCAGCCATTTTGCACAGTGACTTTCTGTCAGTCTTTCCCGGAAAGAAAGAACCACATGGCATCATACTAAAGAG AAACAAGAAGTATTCAAATcctatgttacttggacttggGTGTGAGTGTTAG